Proteins co-encoded in one Aspergillus fumigatus Af293 chromosome 6, whole genome shotgun sequence genomic window:
- a CDS encoding SNG1 family protein, translated as MQIPKPFLGGVAGAFVLLQLLFLANMSYLYGSAYHDSYRISSMNVLFVDYDQGVIGESVAAAYSQMQGDSFPTLRQHPPSEYPSQYSIRQAVCEGHFWGAIYANPGASSRLSSALSSPDVAQTYDSSQALTYVWNGVKYASYAQIISSSLQMLAHAATGAYQQINGTKAMGAVDTLNPAIAHTLLNPIAASSIDIKPTNQGVRFYYNTVSMVMPILQQFFFIMALNGLTAEFGVVLRTMSLRGSIVLRLTLSVLYTFIAALCMTGYIWGFREAWAVTGGQFALTWMAIWLVMHLNFLLIDAVTSVLPMKFMPFAILTWIIINVSSTIGPFDLSPGFYRLGYALPAYELYQLLLDIWTEGCNPPLYRELPILFAWWVVGFVAFLAGMRKRVLAARADYVETRRTDKA; from the coding sequence ATGCAGATACCGAAACCCTTCCTAGGAGGAGTGGCCGGGGCGTTCGTCCTCCTGCaactcctcttcctcgcgaACATGTCCTACCTGTACGGATCTGCATACCACGATTCGTACCGGATCAGCAGCATGAATGTGCTCTTTGTCGATTATGACCAAGGTGTTATTGGGGAATCAGTGGCAGCCGCCTACAGTCAAATGCAAGGCGACAGCTTCCCGACGCTCCGCCAGCACCCGCCATCCGAATATCCCTCCCAGTACAGCATACGACAAGCCGTCTGCGAGGGCCACTTTTGGGGAGCAATCTACGCCAATCCGGGGGCCTCATCGCGTCTCTCGTCCGCCCTCAGCTCGCCAGACGTCGCCCAGACATACGACAGCTCCCAGGCGTTGACATACGTCTGGAACGGAGTCAAGTACGCCTCCTATGCGCAGATAATCTCATCGAGCCTCCAGATGTTGGCCCACGCAGCTACAGGCGCCTACCAGCAGATCAACGGCACCAAGGCCATGGGCGCCGTCGACACACTCAACCCGGCCATTGCGCACACTCTGCTCAACCCCATCGCCGCATCGTCGATCGACATCAAGCCGACGAACCAAGGCGTCCGGTTCTACTACAACACCgtgtcgatggtgatgcCGATCCTGCAGCAGTTCTTCTTCATAATGGCTTTGAACGGCCTCACCGCCGAGTTTGGGGTGGTCCTCCGAACAATGTCTCTTCGCGGCAGTATCGTCCTCCGCCTCACCCTCTCCGTCTTGTATACTTTCATCGCGGCCCTCTGCATGACGGGCTACATCTGGGGGTTCCGCGAAGCTTGGGCTGTCACGGGCGGCCAGTTCGCCCTGACGTGGATGGCGATCTGGCTGGTCATGCACCTGAACTTCTTACTGATCGACGCTGTGACCAGCGTGCTTCCGATGAAGTTCATGCCGTTCGCCATCCTCACCTGGATCATCATAAATGTCTCCAGCACCATCGGGCCGTTTGATCTTTCGCCAGGCTTCTACCGGCTCGGATACGCCCTGCCTGCGTATGAGCTCTATCAACTGCTCTTGGATATCTGGACGGAGGGTTGTAACCCGCCTCTATACCGGGAGCTGCCGATCCTGTTCGCGTGGTGGGTGGTTGGATTTGTTGCATTCTTGGCTGGAATGCGGAAGCGCGTTCTCGCAGCGAGGGCAGATTACGTCGAAACCCGTAGGACAGACAAGGCCTGA